In Schizosaccharomyces osmophilus chromosome 2, complete sequence, the following proteins share a genomic window:
- the gid8 gene encoding GID complex subunit Gid8, which yields MMGESGSSSADIFMSDGSSPNSETWEDRCRNIRLNTADINLLVLDYLIIQGNEQGARIFATEAGIEDYFIPGSIRERMEVCELIRQGSINSAMYQLNELDPEILDKSTELLFELLRLKLIELIREAMNREDASDATIEKCLAFATENLAPIAPLNPSFLTSLELTMSLLCFSPTSYTPALKNALDPSQRERVANLANLAMLKSQGLPNESRLLALVNFESWCRKQAEKQSILAPPFATSP from the exons ATGATGGGAGAATCTGGCTCATCTTCTGCTGACATTTTCATGAGCGATGGCTCTTCACCGAACTCTGAAACATGGGAAGACCGTTGTCGTAATATTCGATTAAACACGGC GGACATCAACTTGTTAGTACTAGACTACTTGATCATTCAGGGAAATGAACAAGGAGCTCGTATTTTTGCAACTGAGGCTGGAATTGAAGATTACTTTATTCCAGGAAGTATCAGAGAGCGCATGGAAGTGTGTGAATTAATCCGACAAGGATCCATAAACTCGGCAATGTATCAGCTTAATGAATTAGATCCTGAG attttggaCAAAAGTACTgagcttctttttgaacttttgCGCTTAAAGTTGATTGAACTTATTCGCGAAGCCATGAATCGAGAGGATGCTTCAGATGCTACGATCGAGAAATGCTTGGCATTTGCTACCGAGAATTTGGCTCCAATTGCTCCTTtgaatccttcttttctcaCTTCACTAGAGCTAACCATgtctttgctttgtttttcacCTACTTCTTATACACCAGCTTTAAAGAATGCGCTAGATCCTTCTCAACGTGAACGTGTTGCAAATTTGGCAAACCTGGCGATGCTCAAATCTCAAGGCCTGCCGAATGAATCTCGGCTTCTCGCCTTAGTCAATTTTGAGAGCTGGTGTAGAAAGCAAGCAGAGAAGCAGTCTATCCTTGCCCCTCCATTTGCTACAAGTCCTTAA
- the rhp41 gene encoding DNA repair protein Rhp41, with protein sequence MSYEESFSEDEEDWLDLDLGQPAAIKSQTLFEERPLDLNTEKNIHIDENVAQQKKPAKKITLKITAADRKIRLQIHQMHLLCLTYHLCIRNSWCNDKILKNLARLVPPGVKASLHCSSQKSQMIRNKSFLQALVVLTEIWKRQFKLIRNGLRKPWYGALQNDTLSYEPVSKEDFLRAAKSLEGDRDIGSQLFVSLLRCLDVPTRLVFSLQTLSFRFVGASAEGQSPQISTDSSPQDSLEYLFSPNASPADSTASKRRRTLKPSFSSSSVVRASPGFHQPQLIDSSKPVFWAEVFNTSMQKWVCIDPFGDASSVGKPSRFEPSTSDSLNQMTYVFAVDSGGYLKDVTRRYTSRYYRIMRNRLEIVPFGSDWLNMFLSKLKKPQDVYMDSDAIEDAELLRLEQAEGIPKNIQDLKDHPVFAIERHLRKNEVIEPKKSCGRISTNKGVELVYPRKYVKLVFSADRWYRKGRIVKPRVQPLKYVKDKTKGTIPLYGEDQTDLYTPKPVVADIVPKNTYGNIDLYTSNMLPYGAYHSTHAFAEKSAKLLEIDYARAVTSFDFHKRMSRPHYDGIVVSKKFKEALLQVAGGIEWMQEEENYKQDFKMGVQLWKRMLSGLRIRQRIMEEYG encoded by the coding sequence atgtcTTATGAAGAATCATTCagtgaagatgaagaagactGGCTTGATTTAGATTTGGGTCAGCCAGCAGCCATCAAAAGCCAGACCTTATTTGAAGAGCGACCGCTTGACCTGAATACGGAAAAGAATATACACATAGACGAAAATGTGGCTCAACAGAAGAAGCCGGCGAAAAAAATCACTTTAAAGATTACAGCAGCCGACCGAAAAATCCGTCTgcaaattcatcaaatgcACCTACTCTGTCTTACCTACCATCTGTGTATTCGGAATTCATGGTGCAATGATaagattttaaaaaatcttgCCAGGCTTGTACCACCAGGCGTAAAAGCGTCTCTACACTGCTCATCCCAGAAATCTCAAATGATCcgaaacaaaagctttctcCAGGCTTTAGTTGTGCTAACTGAAATTTGGAAGCGTCAGTTTAAACTTATCAGGAATGGGCTACGAAAACCTTGGTACGGGGCTTTGCAAAATGATACGTTGAGTTATGAACCTGTGTCCaaagaagactttttaAGGGCCGCGAAGTCTCTTGAAGGTGATCGAGATATAGGTTCTCAGTTATTCGTTTCTCTTCTTCGATGTTTAGATGTTCCTACACGTctggttttttctttacagaCTCTGAGTTTCCGCTTTGTTGGTGCGTCCGCAGAAGGACAAAGTCCGCAAATTAGTACTGATTCCTCTCCTCAAGATAGTTTGGAATATCTCTTTTCACCAAATGCTTCTCCTGCCGATTCAACGGCTTCGAAACGTAGAAGAACACTGAAGCCAagtttttcatcttcttctgtGGTTCGTGCATCACCCGGCTTCCATCAGCCACAACTTAttgattcttcaaagcCCGTTTTTTGGGCCGAAGTATTCAATACCTCAATGCAGAAATGGGTTTGCATTGATCCGTTCGGTGATGCCTCTTCTGTGGGTAAACCAAGCCGTTTCGAACCATCTACTTCTGATTCATTAAACCAAATGACTTATGTATTTGCAGTTGATTCCGGTGGATATCTGAAAGATGTTACGAGGCGGTATACCTCGCGGTATTATCGTATCATGAGGAATCGACTTGAAATAGTTCCTTTTGGTAGTGATTGGTTAAATATGTTTTTATCCAAGTTAAAGAAGCCCCAAGATGTGTATATGGATAGTGATGCCATAGAGGATGCAGAATTATTGAGACTAGAACAAGCAGAAGGgattccaaaaaatattcaagaCCTTAAGGATCATCCGGTGTTCGCTATTGAAAGACATCTACGAAAAAACGAAGTTATTGAACCCAAGAAATCATGCGGAAGAATATCCACTAACAAGGGGGTAGAATTAGTTTATCCCAGGAAATATGTTAAACTCGTTTTTTCTGCTGACCGTTGGTATCGCAAAGGTCGTATCGTAAAACCTAGAGTCCAACCTTTGAAGTACGTTAAAGATAAAACAAAGGGAACCATTCCTTTGTATGGTGAAGATCAAACAGATCTTTATACACCTAAGCCTGTCGTAGCCGATATTGTCCCAAAAAATACTTATGGAAACATAGACTTATATACATCGAATATGTTACCCTATGGTGCTTATCATTCTACTCATGCCTTTGCTGAAAAGTCTGCTAAATTGCTAGAAATTGACTATGCTCGTGCTGTAACAAGCTTTGATTTCCATAAACGTATGTCTCGACCTCACTACGACGGCATTGTTGTTTCGAAAAAGTTCAAAGAAGCGTTACTTCAGGTTGCAGGTGGTATAGAATGGAtgcaagaagaagaaaactacAAGCAAGACTTTAAAATGGGAGTTCAGCTATGGAAACGTATGTTATCTGGATTAAGAATACGGCAGCGCATTATGGAAGAATATGGCTAA
- the exg2 gene encoding cell wall glucan glucosidase Exg2, translating into MDDVMNTESAESLKNPDDDFSVPRSTKSYSKKTIVIFATMVCLMSVIVCLVVFLPIIFFLIIPSARLQGEHLASRKNVSSPISVKSDEADNQIDTVDNIVPIPEYARRTLLDPTIWLDKTDFNTTFTEGMVGNLSVMGLYDTYDDTVQANPSVPPLNKPFPYGEVPIRGVNLGGWLSMEPFITPSFFRVNNGTHNILRDELSLHEYLRENASRVIEEHYSTFVTKRTLEEVREAGLDHVRITFPYWILHEDSNATSVSGIGWRYLLRVIEWARSQGLRVNLDLHAAPGNQNSWNHGGYLNQLNWLVGPEGNQNANRTLKIHEQLSTFFSQERYRNVVTIYGLLNEPNSFVIDRKLINDWHKKAYKIVRSANPRALISVGDGFRGPGDWEEEFDPFHFPNVLIDAHRYTIFNDFLIGLPYKNKLNIVCNSWREEVEQKAKLPTIVGEWSLADTDCAEFLNNVGEGARWDGTFSPSGNLQCCPSQKDCTCSFANADPGSYSKEYREELYNFATAQMETFDKTWGWFYWNWDTENATQWSYKKSRAAGLLPELAYSTDRAFNCSMLKTSFTST; encoded by the coding sequence GAATCCAGATGATGATTTCAGCGTACCCCGATCTACCAAatcatattcaaaaaaaacaattgttaTATTTGCGACCATGGTTTGCTTAATGTCAGTTATTGTTTGTCTGGTAGTCTTTTTGCCTATAATATTCTTCTTAATCATTCCGAGTGCCAGGCTCCAAGGTGAACATTTGGCTTCAAGAAAGAACGTCTCATCACCCATTTCTGTTAAAAGCGATGAAGCTGATAACCAAATTGACACAGTTGACAATATTGTCCCAATTCCAGAATACGCAAGGCGTACATTATTAGATCCTACTATATGGTTAGACAAAACGGATTTCAATACTACGTTTACAGAAGGAATGGTCGGAAACCTTAGCGTTATGGGGCTTTACGATACTTATGATGATACGGTTCAAGCAAATCCCTCAGTTCCTCCTTTAAATAAACCGTTTCCGTATGGAGAAGTCCCAATCCGTGGCGTTAATCTTGGAGGTTGGCTTTCAATGGAGCCGTTTATCActccttctttctttagaGTCAATAATGGAACACACAACATATTACGTGATGAGTTAAGTTTGCATGAGTATCTTCGGGAAAATGCATCAAGAGTTATAGAAGAACACTACAGTACGTTTGTAACTAAAAGGACGCTTGAAGAAGTTCGTGAAGCAGGACTAGATCATGTACGTATTACTTTTCCCTATTGGATTTTGCACGAGGATTCAAACGCGACGAGTGTTTCTGGGATCGGCTGGCGTTATTTGTTGCGAGTAATTGAATGGGCTCGTTCCCAGGGTTTACGTGTCAACTTGGACCTTCATGCAGCACCAGGAAATCAAAATTCTTGGAATCATGGTGGTTACTTGAATCAGCTTAATTGGCTTGTTGGACCCGAAGGAAACCAAAACGCTAACCGTACATTGAAAATACATGAGCAACTTTCAACCTTCTTTTCCCAAGAAAGGTACCGAAATGTTGTTACTATCTACGGATTATTGAACGAGCCAAACTCTTTCGTTATCGATCGTAAGCTAATAAATGATTGGCATAAAAAAGCATACAAAATCGTCAGATCTGCTAATCCCCGTGCTTTAATATCTGTAGGCGACGGCTTTCGAGGACCAGGAGACtgggaagaagaatttgacccttttcattttccgAATGTGCTCATTGATGCACATAGATACACTATTTTTAATGACTTCCTTATTGGCTTACCTTATAAGAATAAACTTAACATTGTTTGTAACTCATGGAGAGAAGAGGTAGAACAAAAGGCAAAGCTTCCAACAATTGTTGGCGAATGGAGTTTGGCCGACACCGATTGTGCAGAGTTTTTGAATAACGTGGGTGAGGGCGCCAGATGGGATGGAACATTTTCGCCAAGTGGAAATCTTCAGTGTTGCCCTTCACAAAAAGATTGCACTTGTTCGTTTGCAAACGCTGACCCTGGTAGCTACTCAAAGGAGTATCGTGAAGAGCTTTACAATTTTGCTACCGCACAAATGGAAACTTTTGACAAAACTTGGGGCTGGTTTTATTGGAATTGGGATACAGAGAATGCTACACAGTGGAGTTATAAGAAGTCTCGAGCTGCAGGATTGTTGCCTGAATTGGCATACTCAACTGATCGAGCATTCAACTGCAGCATGTTGAAGACTTCTTTCACGTCTACATAG
- the rnh203 gene encoding ribonuclease H2 complex subunit Rnh203: MKKPIIQIQNKNEGKLEEKVSLMPCFIDFDGPASVSEFFHDKISKKDGSRNTDLAYFRGRELNGRTLELPEGYMGECVHFPLPDRADQFYAGNELDNNEDEASVSEEHCQTSSTFSQFKIWDRDVSTSIEQNQWYKGIVEWTQFASKVRFLGFYHVNS; this comes from the coding sequence ATGAAGAAACCCATAAtccaaattcaaaacaaaaatgaaggaaaactggaagaaaaagtgtCCTTAATGCCGtgttttattgattttgatGGACCAGCTTCAGTTTCTGAGTTTTTTCACgacaaaatttcaaaaaaggaCGGCTCTAGGAATACTGATTTGGCTTATTTTCGAGGTAGAGAACTGAATGGAAGAACACTAGAGCTGCCTGAAGGTTATATGGGTGAATGTGTCCATTTTCCATTACCGGACAGGGCAGATCAGTTCTACGCTGGCAATGAACTAGACAACAACGAGGATGAAGCAAGTGTTTCCGAAGAGCATTGTCAGACATCATCAACTTTCTCGCAATTCAAAATTTGGGATCGTGATGTATCCACATCTATCGAGCAAAACCAATGGTACAAGGGTATCGTTGAGTGGACTCAATTTGCATCCAAAGTACgttttcttggtttctACCATGTAAACAGCTaa
- a CDS encoding Rac GTPase binding — translation MFPENFPEDGVSLNRKKSSFWKRLSQDFGPEKPRRSRHVPSYSVSDFPSDLHPTRAAPEPPKGRLTQYARRFSNRVKTLFSKNTPPSSHSSPSSITFFQNNNHHRLPVQTEIVPSPSDLDCNYQVHTPNRLITERTFTKGQLPRKKSFHIGRSRSLNIRPESTSISFPLHLYKEDTSGSNPRLALHTRTSASSTFSSVPSTSFDNESRQFSPVECLHTVPSRKTEGYASILNRRSAPNSPSSLNLGEWDATPLANIQERSAD, via the coding sequence atgttCCCTGAGAATTTCCCTGAAGATGGCGTGTCTTTGAATCGTAAAAAGAGcagtttttggaaaagactGAGTCAAGACTTTGGGCCTGAAAAGCCAAGGAGATCAAGACATGTGCCAAGTTATTCAGTTTCTGATTTTCCCAGCGATTTGCATCCAACACGAGCTGCTCCAGAGCCTCCTAAAGGAAGGCTTACCCAATATGCGCGTCGGTTCAGTAATCGTGTAAAAACcctgttttccaaaaatacTCCTCCTTCCAGTCATTCAAGCCCATCTTCTATTaccttcttccaaaacaatAATCATCATCGGCTTCCTGTACAGACAGAGATTGTACCATCACCAAGTGATTTGGATTGTAATTATCAGGTTCATACACCCAATAGATTGATTACGGAGAGAACATTTACGAAAGGACAGCTTCctagaaaaaaatcctttcATATTGGTCGTTCCCGTTCTTTGAATATTCGGCCTGAATCTACCTCTATTTCTTTCCCATTACATTTATACAAAGAGGATACAAGTGGGAGCAATCCAAGATTAGCACTTCATACTCGGACTTCAGCAAGTTCTACTTTCTCCTCCGTACCAAGTACATCCTTCGACAATGAGTCACGGCAGTTTTCTCCAGTAGAATGTCTGCACACAGTACCGAGTCGAAAAACGGAGGGCTATGCGTCTATTTTAAACCGAAGAAGCGCTCCTAATTCCCCTTCTTCTCTGAACCTTGGTGAATGGGACGCAACTCCCCTTGCTAATATTCAGGAAAGGTCTGCAGACTAA